From the genome of Candidatus Electrothrix communis, one region includes:
- a CDS encoding nitroreductase: MDAITCITNRRSIRAFQNKPVPQDLLREIIATACWSPSYKNTQPWQVMVVSGEKKEGLSQMMVELLDNGIPPCPDLPAPESWPEAEQARIDYLMAKRSKLTGMDLTEPAIITKAKKANFSFYGAPHAIYLYQDSSLSQWSLFDLGLFAQTLMLAAQAKGVSTVPQAFATDYAPQIKEYLGIPVDKRLVLGLSVGYADMAAPVNGYRTERSPVEEIATFVE; the protein is encoded by the coding sequence ATGGACGCCATCACATGCATTACCAACAGGCGCAGTATCCGCGCCTTTCAAAACAAACCGGTTCCCCAGGATCTACTGCGAGAAATCATTGCAACAGCCTGCTGGAGTCCCTCCTACAAGAACACCCAGCCCTGGCAGGTGATGGTGGTCTCTGGGGAGAAGAAGGAAGGGCTCTCGCAAATGATGGTAGAGCTCCTAGACAACGGAATCCCGCCCTGCCCGGATCTTCCTGCCCCTGAATCCTGGCCCGAGGCAGAGCAGGCCCGCATTGATTACCTAATGGCCAAGCGCAGCAAACTCACCGGTATGGATCTCACTGAGCCGGCGATCATCACCAAAGCCAAGAAGGCCAACTTCTCCTTTTACGGCGCACCCCACGCCATCTATCTGTATCAAGACAGCTCTCTGTCCCAGTGGTCGCTCTTTGACCTGGGGCTCTTTGCCCAAACCCTGATGCTGGCGGCTCAGGCTAAAGGGGTGAGCACGGTGCCCCAGGCCTTTGCCACTGACTATGCTCCTCAGATTAAGGAGTACCTGGGCATCCCGGTTGATAAACGGCTGGTCTTGGGTCTTTCTGTGGGCTATGCGGACATGGCGGCCCCGGTGAACGGGTACCGGACCGAACGCAGTCCGGTGGAGGAAATTGCGACCTTTGTGGAATGA
- a CDS encoding IMP cyclohydrolase — protein sequence MSDIKKMYTTILGDSFPMDMTVSFGDQTLVYRKRTWAIPTEDGGVDERGIRYGENPDQEAALYELVNGNLVLGDCKFIEPGNALVSGIKVEDMLQVGKHPGKINLTDVDNGLNIIKYLVDKPAAVILKHNNPCGAAVGSSLADAYNKANRADRIAAFGGAVITSRAIDKETAELMSQNYLEVVCAPDFEDGSLEILSKAKNLRVIRMDGINRLADFEKFRFVDFKSLIDGGIIVQQSAVNSIRSAADLKPATATWKGQEYKCERQPTQQELDDMIFGWAVEHGVTSNSVIYVKDGCTTGIGTGEQDRVGVAEIAVHKAYVKYADITCFDKFGIPYADLALEVEQGKRDAGDKEAIDAKVKEDKAGLPGSTMISDAFFPFRDGADVGIREGITSILQAGGSMRDYASIEACNEADPQVAMMFTGQRSFKH from the coding sequence ATGAGCGACATCAAAAAAATGTACACAACTATCCTCGGTGATTCCTTCCCTATGGATATGACCGTTTCCTTTGGCGACCAGACCTTGGTCTACCGCAAGCGGACCTGGGCCATCCCCACTGAAGACGGGGGCGTGGACGAGCGCGGTATTCGCTACGGCGAGAACCCGGATCAGGAAGCAGCCCTGTATGAGCTGGTCAACGGCAATCTGGTGCTTGGCGACTGCAAATTCATTGAGCCAGGTAACGCTTTGGTCAGTGGAATCAAAGTAGAGGATATGTTGCAGGTGGGGAAGCATCCGGGCAAGATCAACCTCACGGACGTAGATAATGGTCTGAACATTATTAAGTACTTGGTGGATAAACCGGCAGCTGTTATCCTCAAGCATAATAACCCCTGCGGTGCGGCTGTGGGCAGCAGTCTGGCTGATGCCTATAATAAGGCCAACCGGGCTGATCGCATTGCTGCCTTTGGTGGGGCCGTCATCACCAGCCGAGCTATAGATAAGGAAACAGCAGAGCTGATGAGCCAGAACTACTTAGAGGTGGTCTGTGCTCCTGACTTTGAGGACGGTAGCCTGGAGATCCTGTCCAAGGCCAAAAACCTGCGGGTCATCCGTATGGACGGCATCAACCGCTTGGCTGATTTCGAGAAGTTCCGCTTTGTTGACTTCAAATCTCTGATTGACGGCGGCATCATTGTCCAGCAATCCGCTGTCAACTCCATCCGTTCCGCTGCCGACCTGAAACCGGCCACCGCCACTTGGAAGGGACAGGAATATAAATGCGAGCGCCAACCCACACAGCAGGAACTTGACGACATGATTTTCGGCTGGGCTGTAGAGCATGGCGTGACCTCCAACTCGGTCATCTACGTTAAGGACGGGTGTACAACCGGGATCGGGACGGGCGAGCAGGATCGCGTGGGCGTGGCCGAGATCGCCGTGCATAAGGCCTATGTGAAATACGCTGACATCACCTGCTTTGACAAATTCGGTATCCCCTATGCGGATCTGGCCCTGGAAGTCGAGCAGGGGAAGCGGGATGCAGGCGATAAAGAGGCCATTGATGCCAAGGTCAAGGAAGATAAAGCGGGCCTGCCCGGCTCCACCATGATCTCCGATGCCTTTTTCCCGTTCCGGGACGGAGCGGATGTAGGTATCCGCGAAGGTATCACCTCAATCCTCCAGGCAGGCGGTTCCATGCGCGACTATGCATCTATTGAGGCCTGTAATGAGGCAGACCCGCAGGTGGCTATGATGTTCACCGGTCAGCGGTCCTTCAAGCATTAA
- the glyQ gene encoding glycine--tRNA ligase subunit alpha: MYFQDIIAALNSYWASAGCVVMQPYDMEVGAGTFHPATLLKALGPEPWKAAYVQPSRRPTDGRYGENPNRLQHYYQYQVVIKPSPSNVQEMYLESLKKFGLNLLEHDIRFVEDDWESPTLGAWGLGWEVWLDGMEITQFTYFQQAGSIDLKPITVEITYGLERIAMYLQEKESVYDIEWNKEVTYGEIFLQAEREFSAFNFEEANVADMVTSFDNYEQEALKLVEKDLVRPAYDYCLKCSHTFNLLDARKAISVAERTRYIGRIRNIARQVARHYVDQREAMGWPMLKERVAEVA; encoded by the coding sequence ATGTATTTTCAAGATATTATCGCGGCCCTGAATAGCTACTGGGCCTCTGCCGGTTGCGTTGTTATGCAGCCCTATGACATGGAAGTCGGTGCCGGAACCTTTCACCCGGCCACGCTGCTCAAGGCTCTGGGGCCGGAACCCTGGAAGGCCGCTTACGTGCAGCCCTCCCGCCGCCCCACTGACGGGCGCTACGGTGAAAACCCCAATCGCCTCCAACATTATTATCAGTACCAGGTCGTCATTAAACCTTCGCCGAGCAATGTGCAGGAGATGTACCTGGAGAGTCTGAAAAAATTCGGCCTCAACCTGCTGGAGCATGATATCCGCTTTGTTGAGGATGACTGGGAATCACCCACCCTTGGGGCCTGGGGCCTGGGTTGGGAGGTCTGGCTTGACGGCATGGAGATCACCCAGTTCACCTATTTCCAGCAGGCCGGTTCTATTGACCTGAAGCCCATCACCGTGGAGATCACCTACGGCCTGGAACGCATCGCCATGTATCTCCAAGAAAAGGAATCGGTCTACGATATTGAGTGGAACAAGGAGGTCACCTATGGTGAGATCTTCCTCCAGGCAGAACGCGAGTTCTCAGCCTTTAATTTTGAAGAAGCCAATGTGGCCGATATGGTCACTAGCTTTGATAATTATGAGCAGGAGGCCCTGAAGCTGGTGGAGAAAGATCTGGTTCGTCCTGCTTATGATTACTGCCTCAAATGCTCCCATACCTTTAATCTGCTGGATGCCCGCAAGGCTATCTCTGTTGCTGAGCGGACCCGCTATATCGGACGTATCCGTAATATTGCCCGTCAGGTTGCTCGACATTATGTGGATCAGCGAGAGGCAATGGGCTGGCCCATGCTGAAGGAAAGAGTAGCGGAAGTGGCGTAG
- a CDS encoding DUF3696 domain-containing protein: protein MIKDIRINNFKSWQELGLKLSPITGLFGPNSSGKSSLLQFLLMLKQTKETMDRSLALDFGSLKTYTNLGTFRDVIYSHDIEKALQWDIHWELVDELEIIDPLADRKSVLFKGGELSFSSSIALKNQQPTSEFIEYTFNDQKFSLKRRKSKPSSFSLKTEGNDDQFRFIRNQGRAWDIPGPIKSYAFPDQANTYFQNAGFLGDLVFSYEALMDRIFYLGPLRDYPKREYIWSGSSPWDVGPRGERVVDALLAAKARNELRSLGYRKKRKPFEEIIAYWLKELGLISEFKVLEIAEDSNLYKVQIRKDAHSAPVLITDVGFGFSQFLPVLVLLYYVPESSIVLLEQPEIHLHPAVQSGLADVIINAVMTRKIQVIVESHSEHLLRRLQRRVAEEEIQHTDISLYFSQSKSGTSTITPLELNLFGEISNWPKDFFGDEFGEVAATRKAGIRRKMNAQE, encoded by the coding sequence ATGATCAAGGATATACGAATAAATAATTTCAAGTCCTGGCAGGAGTTGGGCCTGAAATTGTCCCCGATAACCGGTCTGTTCGGCCCGAACAGTTCCGGGAAAAGCAGTCTGCTCCAGTTTCTTCTTATGCTGAAGCAAACAAAAGAGACAATGGACAGATCTCTTGCTTTAGATTTCGGCTCGTTAAAAACGTATACCAACTTAGGGACATTTCGAGATGTTATTTATTCCCATGATATTGAGAAGGCACTTCAATGGGATATACATTGGGAGCTGGTTGACGAGCTTGAAATCATTGACCCTCTTGCCGATAGAAAATCAGTGCTCTTTAAAGGCGGGGAGTTGTCATTTTCTTCCAGCATTGCTTTGAAAAATCAACAGCCAACATCAGAATTTATTGAATATACGTTTAATGACCAGAAGTTTTCGCTCAAGAGAAGGAAAAGTAAACCAAGCTCATTCTCACTGAAAACAGAGGGAAACGACGATCAATTTCGTTTTATTCGCAACCAGGGAAGAGCTTGGGATATTCCTGGGCCGATAAAATCCTATGCTTTTCCCGATCAGGCAAACACGTATTTCCAAAATGCAGGCTTTTTAGGGGACTTAGTCTTTTCATATGAAGCCTTGATGGATCGCATTTTTTATCTCGGTCCATTAAGAGATTATCCTAAACGTGAGTATATATGGTCAGGTTCAAGTCCTTGGGATGTGGGGCCGAGAGGAGAGCGTGTTGTCGATGCGCTGCTTGCGGCCAAAGCGCGAAATGAGCTGCGTAGTTTAGGTTATCGAAAAAAAAGAAAACCATTTGAAGAAATAATAGCGTATTGGCTGAAAGAGCTCGGTCTTATCTCGGAATTTAAGGTTTTGGAGATTGCCGAGGACTCGAATTTATACAAGGTTCAGATCAGAAAAGATGCACATTCAGCCCCGGTATTGATTACTGATGTGGGGTTCGGTTTCTCACAGTTTCTTCCGGTTCTTGTGTTACTGTATTATGTTCCAGAGAGTTCCATTGTCCTTTTGGAGCAGCCTGAAATACATTTACATCCCGCTGTTCAGTCCGGCCTTGCTGACGTTATTATAAATGCGGTAATGACCAGGAAAATACAGGTTATTGTTGAAAGCCATAGTGAGCATTTATTACGTCGCCTGCAACGGCGGGTTGCGGAGGAGGAAATACAACATACCGACATTTCATTATACTTCAGCCAAAGCAAATCGGGTACATCTACAATAACACCGCTGGAGTTAAATTTGTTCGGAGAAATAAGCAACTGGCCGAAAGATTTTTTTGGCGATGAATTCGGTGAAGTGGCAGCGACAAGAAAAGCCGGAATCAGAAGAAAGATGAATGCTCAAGAATGA